One Gemmatimonadota bacterium DNA window includes the following coding sequences:
- a CDS encoding ankyrin repeat domain-containing protein, with protein sequence MDPTVPLLAPAREDGRRRREPARIAVRYIPKVGAVRDSPVGGTVRDSPAIRLFHENWFLREAQLPEITLAEKRLIEAAMGPDPGRWDGQPDLSRMTAILADNPAVLDRMGAHLLTVIVGMRGCGGAVSLLLDRGVPFNIDTRSYNVLHEAAWAGSTDTLEAVFTSGAADATPVSVKKPHTGWPANLSLMYWAAWGGFPQIARLLIAYGAGRHHELPIKGNGERGVTSLHEAVAPGLWGDDDAPRNRGKREVARMLIEDGAAYDACAAAGLDDAEQLDKLVAVDPGTATAVRAYGMTPLHWASRAGSLKSLRWLLDHGAEVDARNDAHRTSIQLAAECGRAEAVKLLAAAGADLDTQDRKGRTPLHRATYEGHAEAAEALLTAGADTTVLNRNGKTAFEIARKGASYFKKRT encoded by the coding sequence ATGGACCCCACAGTACCGTTACTGGCGCCAGCCCGGGAAGATGGACGACGGCGGCGCGAACCTGCTCGAATAGCGGTTCGCTACATTCCAAAGGTTGGTGCGGTACGCGACAGTCCGGTGGGAGGTACGGTGCGCGACAGTCCGGCCATCAGACTGTTCCACGAAAACTGGTTCCTTCGTGAAGCGCAGTTGCCGGAGATTACCCTGGCGGAAAAGCGCCTCATCGAAGCCGCCATGGGACCGGACCCCGGTCGTTGGGATGGCCAGCCGGACCTGTCGCGGATGACCGCGATCCTTGCCGATAATCCGGCCGTTCTCGATCGCATGGGCGCCCACCTGCTTACCGTCATCGTCGGCATGCGCGGCTGCGGAGGCGCGGTATCGCTTCTGCTTGATCGCGGCGTGCCGTTCAACATCGATACCCGTTCCTATAACGTACTCCACGAAGCGGCCTGGGCGGGGTCGACAGACACGCTCGAAGCCGTTTTCACCTCGGGCGCGGCGGACGCTACTCCGGTGTCTGTCAAAAAGCCCCATACGGGCTGGCCCGCGAACCTCTCCCTCATGTACTGGGCCGCCTGGGGCGGGTTTCCCCAAATCGCCAGGCTCCTGATCGCGTACGGCGCCGGAAGACATCACGAACTGCCGATCAAGGGGAACGGAGAGCGGGGCGTAACGTCCCTGCACGAGGCCGTGGCTCCCGGACTCTGGGGCGACGACGATGCACCCAGGAACCGGGGCAAGCGTGAAGTCGCCCGTATGCTTATTGAGGACGGCGCGGCCTACGACGCATGCGCGGCGGCGGGATTGGACGACGCGGAACAGCTAGATAAACTGGTGGCCGTCGATCCCGGAACCGCCACGGCGGTCCGTGCGTACGGGATGACACCTCTGCATTGGGCGTCGAGGGCGGGTTCGCTGAAGAGTCTGCGGTGGCTGCTGGACCACGGCGCGGAGGTCGATGCGCGGAACGACGCCCATCGCACGTCCATACAGCTTGCGGCCGAATGCGGCCGAGCGGAGGCCGTGAAGCTGCTGGCGGCAGCCGGTGCCGACCTGGACACGCAGGATCGCAAAGGCCGCACTCCGCTCCATCGCGCAACGTACGAAGGACACGCGGAGGCCGCGGAAGCGCTCCTCACCGCGGGTGCGGACACGACCGTACTTAACAGGAACGGCAAAACCGCCTTCGAAATCGCCAGGAAAGGCGCTTCCTATTTCAAGAAACGAACCTGA
- a CDS encoding nucleoside-binding protein: MNRSVYSSIKRYTVWTIMLLAAASTVLTASAQTEFHLKAGKLRNPFAQKSVQSLVLNIQQASQWKLGDSFFFLNYLVDRETDGFNDRDFYAEWYPTLSIGKMQQSDASLGLISDLAIIAGINMGGDAKLFKFLPGFRASWDIPGFLFLNTDLTAYIDQNFGVAKGGAPKEGHSFMFDINWAAPFDIGQHSFAFMGHAEYIGSRSNELGGRHDASILAQPQFVWDIGRAAAGEPNQLMLGFEYQYWRNKFGTDDDENTIQFLVVWRL; this comes from the coding sequence ATGAATCGTAGCGTCTACAGCAGTATTAAACGATACACGGTATGGACGATCATGTTGTTGGCCGCAGCGTCTACGGTGCTCACGGCCTCCGCCCAGACCGAATTCCATCTGAAGGCGGGGAAGCTGAGGAATCCCTTCGCACAAAAAAGCGTGCAGTCCCTGGTGCTCAACATACAGCAGGCCTCCCAATGGAAGCTCGGGGACAGTTTCTTCTTCCTTAATTACCTGGTTGACCGGGAAACGGACGGATTCAACGACCGTGATTTCTACGCCGAGTGGTATCCAACGCTCAGTATCGGCAAAATGCAGCAGTCTGATGCCAGCCTGGGACTCATTTCCGACCTGGCGATCATCGCGGGAATCAACATGGGCGGCGACGCGAAATTGTTCAAGTTTCTGCCTGGATTCCGGGCGTCCTGGGATATCCCCGGATTCCTGTTCCTGAACACCGATCTCACGGCCTATATCGACCAGAACTTCGGCGTGGCAAAGGGCGGTGCACCTAAGGAAGGGCACAGTTTCATGTTCGACATCAACTGGGCCGCCCCTTTTGATATCGGCCAGCATTCCTTCGCATTCATGGGTCACGCGGAGTACATCGGAAGCCGGTCCAACGAACTCGGCGGCCGGCACGACGCATCGATTCTCGCACAGCCGCAGTTCGTCTGGGACATCGGCCGGGCCGCAGCCGGCGAACCCAATCAGTTGATGCTCGGATTCGAGTACCAGTATTGGAGAAACAAGTTCGGCACGGACGACGACGAGAACACCATCCAGTTCCTGGTGGTCTGGCGCCTCTAG
- a CDS encoding DUF899 domain-containing protein: MVEKDIVALERQIFELTAKLNALRRDNVPLPVPDYRFDTLSGEVSLLDLFAGRDRLLAIHNMGQGCRYCTLWADGFNGMLAHLEDAMSVVLLSGDPPALQRDFANSRNWRFRLASHGGGAYIVEQTVMEGVENMPGAVLYERQDDQVLRKNSCVFGPGDLYCSLWNLLGLAGLGEAEWTPQYRYWRQPGKMDDGGANLLE; encoded by the coding sequence ATGGTCGAGAAGGACATCGTTGCCCTCGAACGGCAGATCTTCGAACTCACCGCTAAGCTGAACGCGTTGCGGCGGGACAATGTTCCTCTGCCGGTGCCGGACTACCGGTTCGACACCCTGTCTGGAGAGGTCTCCCTGCTCGACCTGTTCGCCGGCCGCGACCGCCTGCTGGCCATCCACAACATGGGACAGGGTTGCCGGTACTGTACGCTGTGGGCGGATGGATTCAATGGCATGCTGGCCCATCTCGAGGACGCCATGTCCGTCGTGCTGCTGTCCGGCGATCCCCCCGCCCTGCAGCGTGACTTCGCCAATTCGCGGAACTGGCGCTTTCGCCTCGCTTCCCACGGTGGCGGCGCGTATATCGTGGAACAGACGGTAATGGAGGGCGTAGAGAACATGCCTGGCGCTGTGCTTTACGAACGGCAGGATGACCAGGTGCTGCGAAAGAACAGTTGCGTGTTCGGCCCCGGCGACCTGTACTGCTCCCTCTGGAACCTGCTGGGCCTTGCAGGCCTCGGCGAAGCGGAATGGACCCCACAGTACCGTTACTGGCGCCAGCCCGGGAAGATGGACGACGGCGGCGCGAACCTGCTCGAATAG
- a CDS encoding D-2-hydroxyacid dehydrogenase — translation MNVLLRMNLIEPLVDEIRRVDEKVRVIRVDSEEEALAVMPEIEVVCGEITRALFARRRRLAWIQSWGAGVDGLLYPELVESDVVLCSSKGFVGVHLADHGMALLLALTRGVHTAIRNPGWDPRWPIRDASWELVDRTMGIVGLGGTGRELARRAAAFGMRVVAVDPEKVEVPPEVEACWGMDRFHALLEQSDVVAVCAPLTAETEGLFDRAAFARMPDHALLINVTRGRIVNEAALLEALEGKQIGGAGLDVVPQEPLPGDHPLWKMDNVVITPHTAGGSPNRDGRCVALFCENLRRYLDGRPLVSVIDKRKGY, via the coding sequence ATGAACGTCCTGCTCAGGATGAATCTGATCGAACCCCTCGTCGACGAGATCCGCCGGGTCGACGAGAAAGTACGGGTGATAAGGGTGGATTCGGAGGAGGAGGCGCTGGCCGTCATGCCGGAGATCGAAGTGGTCTGCGGTGAGATCACCCGGGCGCTCTTCGCGCGAAGGAGGAGGCTCGCCTGGATCCAGAGCTGGGGCGCCGGTGTGGACGGACTGCTTTATCCCGAACTGGTGGAGAGCGACGTGGTGCTATGCAGCTCGAAGGGCTTCGTGGGCGTGCACCTGGCCGATCACGGCATGGCACTGCTGCTCGCGCTGACTCGGGGTGTCCACACCGCGATCCGCAATCCGGGCTGGGATCCGCGCTGGCCCATTCGCGACGCCTCATGGGAACTGGTGGACCGGACCATGGGCATCGTGGGACTGGGGGGAACCGGCCGTGAACTGGCCAGGCGGGCGGCCGCTTTCGGCATGCGCGTCGTCGCCGTGGATCCGGAGAAGGTGGAAGTGCCGCCCGAAGTGGAAGCCTGCTGGGGCATGGACCGGTTCCATGCGCTCCTGGAACAGTCGGACGTCGTAGCGGTCTGCGCGCCTTTGACGGCGGAAACGGAAGGGCTGTTCGACCGGGCCGCCTTCGCCCGCATGCCAGACCACGCGCTGTTGATCAACGTCACCAGGGGCAGGATCGTCAATGAAGCGGCCCTCTTGGAAGCGTTGGAAGGCAAACAGATTGGCGGCGCGGGCCTGGACGTGGTGCCGCAGGAGCCGCTGCCCGGCGACCATCCGCTGTGGAAGATGGATAACGTGGTGATCACGCCCCATACCGCCGGGGGATCTCCCAACCGGGACGGCCGGTGCGTGGCCCTGTTCTGCGAAAACCTGCGGCGTTACCTGGATGGACGGCCGCTGGTGAGCGTGATCGACAAGCGCAAGGGGTACTGA
- a CDS encoding TIM barrel protein: MDEVAEAGYTWIELGPYGYLPTEIDRLQRELAARNLKVTSAFAMGNLEDPARWPDLEQQVLGAGELLAATGAGFLVLIDGTYSDLFTGEMIEPRTLDDENWRRLVDTTHRVADLARNAFGLHLVFHPHAETHVEYEEQIERFLEDTDSGRVSLCFDVGHHAYRGGDPVAFLEKHRDRIPYLHLKSVDPVKQRKVEAENIPFADAVAKDMFCEPSAGLVDFPALLGLLKRIDYDGYAIVEQDMYPAPFDKPFPIAKRTLEYLRGIGF, from the coding sequence ATGGACGAGGTGGCCGAAGCCGGCTACACGTGGATCGAACTGGGGCCCTATGGTTATCTGCCCACGGAGATCGACCGGCTGCAGCGGGAACTGGCGGCGCGGAACCTGAAGGTGACCAGCGCCTTCGCCATGGGGAACCTCGAGGATCCGGCCCGTTGGCCCGATCTGGAGCAGCAGGTGTTGGGCGCGGGAGAACTGCTGGCCGCCACCGGGGCCGGCTTCCTCGTCCTGATCGACGGGACCTACTCCGACCTGTTCACCGGCGAAATGATCGAGCCCCGGACACTGGACGACGAAAACTGGCGGCGCCTGGTCGATACGACCCACCGCGTGGCCGATCTCGCCCGCAACGCATTTGGACTCCATCTCGTGTTCCACCCGCACGCGGAGACCCACGTCGAGTACGAGGAACAGATCGAGCGTTTCCTGGAAGACACCGACTCCGGGCGGGTGTCGCTGTGTTTCGACGTGGGCCACCACGCCTACCGCGGCGGAGATCCGGTGGCCTTCCTCGAAAAACATCGCGACCGGATCCCCTATCTCCATCTCAAGAGCGTGGATCCGGTGAAGCAACGGAAGGTGGAAGCCGAAAACATCCCCTTTGCCGACGCGGTGGCCAAGGACATGTTCTGCGAGCCCTCCGCGGGCCTGGTCGATTTTCCGGCTTTGCTTGGGCTGCTGAAGCGGATCGACTACGATGGTTACGCCATCGTGGAACAGGACATGTATCCTGCCCCTTTCGACAAACCTTTCCCGATCGCGAAGCGGACGCTGGAGTACCTGCGGGGCATCGGGTTTTAG
- a CDS encoding zinc-dependent alcohol dehydrogenase family protein has protein sequence MKAAVMDAFGSPLEVREVPDPVPSEDGVVIEVRANGICRSDWHGWMGHDPSIKLPHVPGHEFAGVVVEKGSLVRNWRVGDRVTVPFCGGCGTCEQCLTGHHHICDNEYQPGFTGWGAFAGYVAMPYADVNLVGLPDDLDFVEAASLGCRFMTAFRGVVDQGRVTGGDFVAIHGCGGVGLSATMIAAAVGAEVIAVDIDETRLQLARDFGARMTVNAKTSPDVVREIRRKTGGGALVSIDALGSKITSRNSIRCLRKRGRHVQIGLTLADEADVPIPMNAVIAKELEIVGSHGMPAHRFADLLRMVTSGALQPGRLVGKTVALEEAGAELEAMGRFSQTGVTVIDRF, from the coding sequence ATGAAAGCCGCCGTAATGGACGCCTTCGGATCACCCCTCGAGGTGCGGGAAGTACCCGATCCAGTGCCGTCGGAGGACGGCGTCGTGATCGAGGTGCGGGCTAACGGGATCTGCCGGAGCGACTGGCACGGATGGATGGGACACGACCCGTCGATCAAGCTGCCTCATGTGCCGGGCCACGAATTCGCCGGCGTGGTCGTCGAAAAGGGCAGCCTGGTGCGCAACTGGCGGGTCGGCGACCGGGTGACCGTGCCCTTCTGCGGTGGATGCGGCACCTGCGAGCAGTGTCTGACCGGCCATCACCACATTTGCGACAACGAGTACCAGCCGGGGTTTACTGGCTGGGGCGCCTTCGCCGGTTACGTGGCCATGCCGTACGCCGACGTGAATCTCGTGGGCCTGCCCGATGACCTGGACTTCGTCGAGGCGGCGAGCCTGGGTTGCCGGTTCATGACGGCGTTCCGAGGCGTGGTGGACCAGGGCCGGGTGACCGGCGGTGATTTCGTGGCCATCCACGGATGCGGCGGGGTCGGGCTGTCGGCGACCATGATTGCGGCGGCCGTGGGAGCCGAGGTGATCGCCGTGGACATCGATGAGACCCGGTTGCAGCTGGCACGGGACTTCGGCGCACGCATGACGGTGAATGCAAAGACGAGTCCAGATGTGGTCAGAGAAATACGGCGGAAGACAGGCGGCGGCGCCCTGGTCTCCATCGACGCCCTCGGGAGCAAAATCACGAGCCGCAATTCCATCCGGTGCCTTCGAAAGAGAGGTCGCCACGTGCAGATCGGCCTGACCCTGGCGGACGAGGCCGACGTCCCGATCCCCATGAACGCGGTCATCGCAAAGGAACTCGAAATCGTGGGCAGCCACGGCATGCCGGCCCACCGGTTTGCCGACCTGCTGCGCATGGTCACCTCCGGCGCGCTGCAGCCCGGTCGCCTGGTCGGCAAGACCGTCGCGCTCGAAGAGGCCGGCGCGGAACTGGAAGCCATGGGACGGTTCAGCCAGACGGGCGTCACGGTCATCGACCGGTTCTGA
- a CDS encoding phytanoyl-CoA dioxygenase family protein, translating into MESATVQIDPREEIGFMHVDETDFGSFTTAQRIRHFEVEGYVHLPDMLDADHIARLKAELADVPMECKDYSDCQTYCLEAQWRSPAMCALIGHPPMIEFLEALMGADIVFTRGLFTRTLSGSPPISMHTDGQPYGSSIFSYEGSSPRLVRVLYYLDDLPPERAPFRVVPRSHLSFHAHGNPYVRYKSHPQEVTLCAKAGSALVIPKDVFHGTHPNRDTVPRELIQFGYRPAWSGPVQPMEEWDPGDVAAAPAQARPFLQSLNTTGLEWQQPHKPKGMKSEAPGINPDRWGD; encoded by the coding sequence ATGGAAAGCGCCACGGTTCAAATCGATCCCCGGGAAGAGATCGGATTCATGCACGTCGACGAGACGGATTTCGGGTCTTTCACGACGGCCCAGCGTATCCGTCACTTCGAAGTCGAAGGCTACGTGCATCTACCGGACATGCTCGACGCCGATCACATCGCACGGCTGAAGGCCGAGTTGGCCGATGTGCCCATGGAATGCAAGGATTACAGCGACTGCCAGACCTACTGCCTGGAGGCCCAGTGGCGCAGTCCGGCCATGTGCGCCTTGATCGGGCATCCGCCCATGATCGAGTTCCTCGAAGCGCTGATGGGTGCGGATATCGTGTTTACGCGAGGCCTGTTCACACGGACCCTGTCGGGTTCGCCGCCCATTTCCATGCATACGGACGGCCAGCCCTACGGCTCATCCATATTCAGCTACGAGGGCAGTTCGCCCCGTCTGGTTCGCGTGCTCTACTATCTGGACGATCTGCCGCCGGAAAGGGCGCCGTTCCGGGTCGTGCCGCGTTCGCACCTGTCCTTTCACGCCCATGGCAACCCCTACGTACGTTACAAGTCCCATCCCCAGGAGGTGACCCTCTGCGCGAAAGCAGGATCAGCCCTGGTCATTCCCAAGGACGTCTTTCACGGTACCCATCCCAACCGCGACACGGTACCCCGGGAACTGATCCAGTTCGGTTACCGGCCGGCCTGGTCCGGGCCCGTTCAGCCGATGGAGGAGTGGGATCCCGGGGACGTTGCCGCCGCGCCCGCACAGGCCAGACCCTTCCTGCAGAGCCTGAATACGACCGGCCTGGAGTGGCAGCAGCCGCACAAGCCGAAGGGGATGAAAAGCGAAGCGCCGGGGATAAACCCCGACCGCTGGGGAGATTGA
- a CDS encoding dTDP-4-keto-6-deoxy-D-glucose epimerase — protein MEAVESLAIPELKVIRFGRFRDDRGYFTESYRLGDLALNSETEFLRDVRFLQINESFSRAGVVRGLHFQWNPHMGKLVRAVRGRIVDLALDIRLGSPTLGSIVARDISEDPDADHGEWIWVPPGFAHGFFCPTDCILEYLCSGEYSPGNEAGISPLAPDLDWSLCDRALKRAFDEIVVGEAILSEKDRDAFSMSDWLADERSANFTY, from the coding sequence ATCGAAGCCGTGGAATCCCTCGCGATTCCCGAGTTGAAAGTGATTCGCTTCGGCCGCTTCAGGGATGACCGGGGGTACTTCACCGAATCCTACCGGCTGGGAGACCTTGCCCTCAACTCAGAGACGGAGTTTCTTCGTGATGTCCGTTTTCTACAGATCAATGAGAGTTTCTCCCGCGCCGGCGTGGTCCGAGGCCTCCATTTCCAGTGGAACCCCCACATGGGAAAGCTGGTCCGCGCCGTCAGGGGTCGCATCGTGGACCTGGCGCTGGATATCCGGCTGGGTTCGCCCACCCTGGGCAGTATCGTTGCACGCGATATTTCGGAGGATCCCGACGCCGACCACGGCGAGTGGATCTGGGTACCGCCGGGATTCGCCCACGGCTTCTTCTGCCCGACCGACTGCATCCTGGAGTACCTGTGCAGCGGAGAGTACAGCCCCGGCAACGAGGCCGGCATCTCGCCCCTGGCACCCGACCTGGATTGGTCGCTTTGCGATCGCGCGTTGAAGCGTGCCTTTGACGAGATCGTCGTGGGTGAAGCCATCCTGTCCGAGAAGGACCGGGACGCGTTCTCCATGAGCGACTGGCTGGCGGATGAACGGTCCGCGAACTTTACATACTGA
- a CDS encoding phytanoyl-CoA dioxygenase family protein, which produces MTMESGPTPAERKQWEEEGYLVFEDAIRGEMLDRLQKAFDHWAAACKENWLDRIARGEAAATYYDIPNTLEKDDVFIDILDRPRYFEYVKAFTDDDMIFIGEQVRTAPLWPMGYTGWHPDVPPDHPLHIKVQVYVNDVERDGGEFAYVPGSHRPGAGPYPRVKSLEAMPGHRRFPGKAGTAVMFNTYGWHVAMKNRTETPRKSIILTYEKRTPGKINPGRYAHIAPSLSTPDRRRLFGMA; this is translated from the coding sequence ATGACCATGGAATCCGGCCCCACACCGGCGGAACGGAAACAGTGGGAGGAAGAAGGGTATCTCGTCTTCGAGGACGCGATCCGGGGCGAGATGCTGGATCGACTCCAAAAGGCCTTCGACCACTGGGCTGCCGCCTGCAAGGAGAATTGGCTCGACAGGATAGCCCGTGGCGAAGCCGCGGCGACCTATTACGATATCCCGAATACCCTCGAGAAAGACGACGTATTCATCGATATCCTCGACCGGCCGCGCTACTTCGAGTACGTCAAAGCCTTTACCGATGACGACATGATCTTCATTGGCGAGCAGGTCCGCACGGCGCCGCTCTGGCCAATGGGTTACACGGGATGGCATCCCGACGTCCCCCCGGACCATCCCCTCCACATCAAGGTGCAGGTCTACGTAAACGACGTCGAGCGCGACGGCGGAGAATTCGCCTACGTCCCGGGCAGCCACCGGCCCGGCGCCGGGCCGTACCCCCGCGTGAAGAGTCTCGAAGCCATGCCGGGCCACAGGCGGTTCCCAGGCAAGGCCGGAACGGCCGTCATGTTCAATACCTACGGATGGCACGTGGCCATGAAAAACCGCACAGAAACCCCCCGGAAGTCGATTATCCTTACCTACGAAAAGCGTACGCCCGGAAAAATCAACCCCGGACGGTACGCGCACATCGCCCCATCGCTGAGCACGCCGGACCGGCGCCGGCTGTTCGGGATGGCATAG
- a CDS encoding amidohydrolase, translating to MPRIDAHGHVFAKVTREFPREAGGNTPPEREETVEKLMTYMAASDIDQAMLVQIGGTSVAQHAYLLHCLRSNPDRFLGIGLIPESAYGAPEEHMDRLTDGTGIVGFRLGMVGGPPDPFDPVDVRTFTTYPIWRHAAEKDLVLWLYVRAADAHLIAWLVDAFPQVRVVINHLGICPGLGKGRSDQWGRPQIDIVPYNPAFHTTHRLSTYENVTMKLSGHYAFSKEPYPYPDLAGWHRNFLGTFGADRLMWATDFPWIYDEPGYDKLAKLVEETMPEIKPHEYEAIMGGTAKRFLRFPDIK from the coding sequence ATGCCGCGTATCGATGCCCACGGTCACGTGTTCGCGAAGGTGACCCGCGAGTTTCCGAGAGAAGCAGGCGGCAACACGCCTCCGGAACGCGAAGAAACGGTCGAAAAGCTGATGACCTACATGGCCGCCAGCGACATCGACCAGGCCATGCTGGTGCAGATCGGCGGCACGAGCGTGGCGCAACACGCCTACCTGCTCCATTGCCTCAGGTCTAATCCCGATCGCTTTCTGGGCATCGGGCTCATTCCCGAGTCGGCCTACGGCGCGCCGGAGGAGCACATGGACCGGTTGACGGACGGAACGGGTATCGTGGGTTTTCGCCTCGGCATGGTCGGCGGCCCCCCGGATCCCTTTGATCCCGTAGACGTACGCACGTTCACGACCTACCCCATCTGGCGGCACGCGGCGGAAAAGGACCTCGTCCTCTGGCTGTACGTGCGGGCGGCGGACGCCCACCTGATCGCCTGGCTCGTCGACGCCTTTCCCCAGGTGCGCGTCGTCATCAACCACCTGGGCATCTGCCCGGGACTGGGCAAGGGCCGGTCGGACCAATGGGGACGGCCGCAGATCGACATCGTGCCGTACAATCCTGCCTTTCATACCACGCACAGGCTTAGCACCTACGAAAACGTGACAATGAAACTGTCAGGCCATTACGCCTTCAGCAAAGAACCGTACCCCTACCCTGATCTGGCGGGGTGGCATAGGAACTTTCTAGGCACATTCGGCGCGGACCGCCTCATGTGGGCGACCGACTTCCCGTGGATCTACGACGAGCCGGGATACGACAAACTGGCGAAACTGGTCGAAGAGACCATGCCCGAAATCAAGCCCCACGAGTACGAGGCGATCATGGGCGGCACGGCCAAGCGGTTCCTGCGCTTTCCGGACATTAAGTAA
- a CDS encoding DUF3500 domain-containing protein, protein MSDDHNGLLTSKHIQGLVQRMGEAAVDFTAVLAPDQRAKALFPFEDDDARTFWDYVPLARKGLPLGEMDRGQRRRAMQLVASGVSSTGYATTTTIMGLEATLDAREGWSSGNWRDPSDYYVSLFSTPSDQDPWGWKFEGHHVSINYTIAGGRIVAPTPFFFGANPASAELNGVSSLRPLGNVEDLARELVRALDEEQRHSALIATVPPGDIVTVNQRIITENREKPDRLARTDVPYDAVRYTETPRGLAGAGMNDGQREMLETLIGEYIHRMPDAVAEIESDLLRKHGVGDVHLAWAGGLEARQPHYYRLQGGRFLVEYDNVQNDANHVHTVWRNPTNDFGADLLAHHYHTAHDHGVVHRH, encoded by the coding sequence ATGAGCGACGACCATAACGGTTTACTGACCAGCAAACACATCCAGGGCCTGGTTCAGCGGATGGGAGAAGCGGCCGTCGACTTCACGGCCGTCTTGGCCCCGGATCAGCGGGCGAAAGCGCTCTTTCCCTTCGAAGACGATGACGCGCGCACCTTCTGGGACTACGTGCCACTGGCGCGAAAAGGCCTGCCGCTCGGCGAGATGGACCGGGGTCAGCGGCGCCGGGCCATGCAACTCGTCGCCTCTGGGGTTAGCAGCACGGGATACGCCACCACGACGACTATTATGGGCCTGGAAGCCACGCTGGATGCCCGTGAGGGCTGGTCGTCGGGAAACTGGCGGGATCCTTCCGACTACTACGTGTCCCTATTCAGCACGCCTTCGGACCAGGATCCCTGGGGATGGAAATTCGAGGGGCACCACGTTTCCATCAACTATACCATCGCCGGGGGAAGGATCGTCGCGCCCACGCCCTTCTTCTTCGGGGCGAATCCGGCATCGGCCGAGCTCAACGGCGTCAGTTCGCTCCGGCCCCTGGGCAACGTGGAAGACCTGGCGCGGGAACTGGTGCGCGCCCTGGACGAGGAACAACGGCACAGCGCGCTGATCGCAACGGTTCCGCCGGGTGATATCGTCACGGTGAATCAGCGCATTATAACGGAAAACAGGGAGAAACCGGACCGGCTAGCCCGAACGGACGTGCCCTACGATGCGGTGCGATACACGGAAACGCCCCGCGGCCTCGCCGGGGCTGGCATGAACGACGGACAGCGAGAGATGCTGGAGACCCTCATCGGCGAGTACATTCACCGCATGCCCGACGCCGTCGCCGAGATCGAATCCGACCTGTTGAGGAAGCACGGCGTGGGCGACGTCCACCTTGCCTGGGCGGGCGGCCTGGAAGCCCGGCAACCGCACTACTACCGCCTGCAGGGCGGACGGTTCCTGGTGGAATACGACAACGTGCAGAACGACGCCAACCACGTGCACACGGTATGGCGCAACCCGACGAATGATTTCGGCGCGGACCTGCTCGCCCACCACTACCACACCGCGCACGACCACGGGGTGGTACACCGGCACTGA